The following coding sequences are from one Arachis hypogaea cultivar Tifrunner chromosome 7, arahy.Tifrunner.gnm2.J5K5, whole genome shotgun sequence window:
- the LOC112701519 gene encoding uncharacterized protein, with product MGHSTNDYYDLKNVIEKFVTEGQLDRYLKDRSDDPRKRKRDEERGQEERPPQPPERHIHMINGGFTGGGILKSSRKMHLKEVYQVGEDNRLPNLPTISVTKEDAQGITLGHDDLVVITMILTNTYLHKTLIDQCSSIDILFKPTFDKLSLEEKNLKACPDNLFGLGVTPIQPLGYIFLYTTFGKGAKSKTLSVDYIVVNVTSAYNALIGLTILNRLEAAVSTPQLCKKFPTTKGIATIKGDQKLARKFYNESLNLKGN from the exons ATGGG GCACTCTACCAACGActattatgatttaaaaaatgtcatagaaaagtttGTCACAGAAGGCCAACTAGATAGATACTTGAAGGACAGGTCAGATGACCCAAGGAAGAGAAAGAGGGATGAGGAAAGAGGACAAGAAGAACGTCCACCACAACCCCCCGAGCGACATATACATATGATTAATGGAGGATTCACAGGAGGAGGAATAttaaaatcatcaagaaaaatgcaTCTAAAAGAGGTGTACCAAGTTGGAGAAGACAACAGACTCCCCAACTTGCCTACCATCTCGGTCACcaaagaagatgctcaagggataacaCTTGGACACGATGACCTtgtggtgataaccatgatcctcACCAACACGTACCTTCATAAAACCTTAATAGATCAATGTAGCTCGATCGACATCCTATTTAAACCTACTTTTGATAAACTCAGTTTGGAGGAAAAGAATCTGAAGGCATGCCCAGATAATCTCTTCGGACTGGGGGTTACGCCGATCCAACCTCTTGGGTACATCTTCCTATACACTACCTTTGGAAAGGGTGCAAAGTCGAAGACATTAAGTGTTGATTACATTGTGGTCAACGTAACCTCGGCATACAATGCTTTAATAGGTCTGACCATTTTGAACCGACTTGAAGCTGCTGTCTCCACACCCCAACTATGCAAGAAATTTCCCACAACGAAAGGAATTGCCACCATCAAAGGAGACCAGAAACTAGCACGTAAGTTCTATAATGAAAGCCTTAATTTAAAAGGCAATTGA
- the LOC112701520 gene encoding uncharacterized protein isoform X1, with amino-acid sequence MPKSFKDECFDSMIKPHFHFTSTEKIAYRYCIQSIAKKWGTYRQRLWNEFYDPTMRREALVNNVPDDIPRDQWAYFVNYRLKPSTVELCMKNKKNQSKQTIPHTCGSKSNSRRRHEMYLETGKKPSRGMIYIETHKRKNGSFVNNEALTIVEQIELNMTQSNAQFEVSPNDAVGKVLGPEHSGRVRCMGMGAAPTNTFRNVRSRLNGMTISTNSAGSSSPTTAAILQEKINNLESDLHNSQQKVTSLESKLQQSFDMMKAYLMMKEGGIPEALVGFFSNREANDAESEPTTPFDARRSVGDSNGHPRINI; translated from the exons ATGCCTAAGTCTTTCAAAGATGAGTGCTTTGATTCAATGATAAAG ccCCACTTCCATTTTACAAGCACAGAAAAGATTGCCTACAGGTATTGCATTCAAAGTATTGCAAAGAAGTGGGGAACATATAGACAAAGATTGTGGAATGAGTTCTATGATCCAACCATGAGAAGAGAAGCATTGGTGAACAATGTGCCTGATGATATTCCAAGAGATCAATGGGCTTATTTTGTCAATTATCGACTAAAACCGTCTACAGTT gagctttgcatgaaaaataagaaaaatcaaagcAAGCAAACCATTCCTCACACTTGTGGATCTAAATCCAACTCTCGGAGGCGACATGAGATG TACTTGGAAACGGGAAAGAAGCCTAGTAGAGGAATGATATACATTGAAACACATAAGAGAAAGAATGGGTCTTTTGTAAATAACGAGGCATTAACTATAGTG GAACAAATTGAGCTAAATATGACACAGTCAAATGCACAATTTGAGGTGTCCCCTAATGATGCTGTTGGTAAAGTTTTGGGGCCTGAACACTCTGGGAGAGTTCGTTGCATGGGCATGGGAGCAGCACCTACGAATACCTTTAGGAATGTGAGAAGTCGGCTTAATGGGATGACCATCTCCACTAATTCAGCTGGATCTTCTTCGCCTACTACTGCTGCAATTTTACAGGAAAAGATCAATAATTTAGAGTCCGACTTACATAATTCACAGCAAAAGGTTACTAGTCTAGAATCTAAGTTGCAGCAATCATTTGATATGATGAAAGCATACCTAATGATGAAGGAAGGAGGAATTCCCGAAGCGCTTGTCGGCTTCTTTTCTAACCGAGAG GCTAATGATGCTGAAAGCGAGCCTACTACTCCCTTTGATGCTAGGAGATCAGTTGGTGATAGCAACGGACATCCGAGAATAAATATTTGA
- the LOC112701520 gene encoding uncharacterized protein isoform X2, with protein MVKHKVYLLAIVPHFHFTSTEKIAYRYCIQSIAKKWGTYRQRLWNEFYDPTMRREALVNNVPDDIPRDQWAYFVNYRLKPSTVELCMKNKKNQSKQTIPHTCGSKSNSRRRHEMYLETGKKPSRGMIYIETHKRKNGSFVNNEALTIVEQIELNMTQSNAQFEVSPNDAVGKVLGPEHSGRVRCMGMGAAPTNTFRNVRSRLNGMTISTNSAGSSSPTTAAILQEKINNLESDLHNSQQKVTSLESKLQQSFDMMKAYLMMKEGGIPEALVGFFSNREANDAESEPTTPFDARRSVGDSNGHPRINI; from the exons ATGGTGAAGCACAAGGTTTACTTGCTGGCTATTGTG ccCCACTTCCATTTTACAAGCACAGAAAAGATTGCCTACAGGTATTGCATTCAAAGTATTGCAAAGAAGTGGGGAACATATAGACAAAGATTGTGGAATGAGTTCTATGATCCAACCATGAGAAGAGAAGCATTGGTGAACAATGTGCCTGATGATATTCCAAGAGATCAATGGGCTTATTTTGTCAATTATCGACTAAAACCGTCTACAGTT gagctttgcatgaaaaataagaaaaatcaaagcAAGCAAACCATTCCTCACACTTGTGGATCTAAATCCAACTCTCGGAGGCGACATGAGATG TACTTGGAAACGGGAAAGAAGCCTAGTAGAGGAATGATATACATTGAAACACATAAGAGAAAGAATGGGTCTTTTGTAAATAACGAGGCATTAACTATAGTG GAACAAATTGAGCTAAATATGACACAGTCAAATGCACAATTTGAGGTGTCCCCTAATGATGCTGTTGGTAAAGTTTTGGGGCCTGAACACTCTGGGAGAGTTCGTTGCATGGGCATGGGAGCAGCACCTACGAATACCTTTAGGAATGTGAGAAGTCGGCTTAATGGGATGACCATCTCCACTAATTCAGCTGGATCTTCTTCGCCTACTACTGCTGCAATTTTACAGGAAAAGATCAATAATTTAGAGTCCGACTTACATAATTCACAGCAAAAGGTTACTAGTCTAGAATCTAAGTTGCAGCAATCATTTGATATGATGAAAGCATACCTAATGATGAAGGAAGGAGGAATTCCCGAAGCGCTTGTCGGCTTCTTTTCTAACCGAGAG GCTAATGATGCTGAAAGCGAGCCTACTACTCCCTTTGATGCTAGGAGATCAGTTGGTGATAGCAACGGACATCCGAGAATAAATATTTGA
- the LOC112701520 gene encoding uncharacterized protein isoform X3, with product MRREALVNNVPDDIPRDQWAYFVNYRLKPSTVELCMKNKKNQSKQTIPHTCGSKSNSRRRHEMYLETGKKPSRGMIYIETHKRKNGSFVNNEALTIVEQIELNMTQSNAQFEVSPNDAVGKVLGPEHSGRVRCMGMGAAPTNTFRNVRSRLNGMTISTNSAGSSSPTTAAILQEKINNLESDLHNSQQKVTSLESKLQQSFDMMKAYLMMKEGGIPEALVGFFSNREANDAESEPTTPFDARRSVGDSNGHPRINI from the exons ATGAGAAGAGAAGCATTGGTGAACAATGTGCCTGATGATATTCCAAGAGATCAATGGGCTTATTTTGTCAATTATCGACTAAAACCGTCTACAGTT gagctttgcatgaaaaataagaaaaatcaaagcAAGCAAACCATTCCTCACACTTGTGGATCTAAATCCAACTCTCGGAGGCGACATGAGATG TACTTGGAAACGGGAAAGAAGCCTAGTAGAGGAATGATATACATTGAAACACATAAGAGAAAGAATGGGTCTTTTGTAAATAACGAGGCATTAACTATAGTG GAACAAATTGAGCTAAATATGACACAGTCAAATGCACAATTTGAGGTGTCCCCTAATGATGCTGTTGGTAAAGTTTTGGGGCCTGAACACTCTGGGAGAGTTCGTTGCATGGGCATGGGAGCAGCACCTACGAATACCTTTAGGAATGTGAGAAGTCGGCTTAATGGGATGACCATCTCCACTAATTCAGCTGGATCTTCTTCGCCTACTACTGCTGCAATTTTACAGGAAAAGATCAATAATTTAGAGTCCGACTTACATAATTCACAGCAAAAGGTTACTAGTCTAGAATCTAAGTTGCAGCAATCATTTGATATGATGAAAGCATACCTAATGATGAAGGAAGGAGGAATTCCCGAAGCGCTTGTCGGCTTCTTTTCTAACCGAGAG GCTAATGATGCTGAAAGCGAGCCTACTACTCCCTTTGATGCTAGGAGATCAGTTGGTGATAGCAACGGACATCCGAGAATAAATATTTGA